The following are from one region of the Candidatus Trichorickettsia mobilis genome:
- a CDS encoding FlgK family flagellar hook-associated protein, with translation MKVNYASLTEAKKALGDIADNIQRANVPQSSGIDPHFVEDVRGNVSRIESISIRRGDIQIAKALRSSITQVSGVGVIERSLQSLQQALGDPSDQSKSSLVMAVVNFTSSAKSLAANQDPSIKQFFVTNSIKLADTISDITTKIDALRYDADQNLQGSIQEANQIIRDLKVLNEQISISGSIRLFDQRDRLLNQLATHFDIRVRFGNRGEALVSSTNGGATILDQTGGYAQLSYAGLLSQEAMIGGASLNPVNLDWYNRDNQKISSTEVINSNSLMASQIAGGAISANIKLRDQILPDSKETLTALTKTIADRVNKMHNSGSPFPPKTKFTSNKLVSLSQIGSWGGGIKVAVVGSQGEEVEGSSGPIRDIEINLEKLPSLNGNGKPKVADIVKELNESLNSGISSNRLSIGEVFDQQPVGVAIPNQYLVNDIKLVGRSNIDNAGINAGILTFDFEIDGSQYSGSKVEILGVAVSGGGALVSQLPEAFNLAKGTHIRTNQPITVRGINAAHDIDVQIRVIGDNGVVREGTARFSVNAANPNMINQRVVGTPQAGNMHQAPPPGLITHLPIATARLVKADGSRINDDDVYTEGYLQIETTSKELALIIDSSDSKDLGFNTESATDRGFGHFFGFNDYFNWNEKSGELEVNPEIATDVNKISMGKVSLGGRVDIIKVGDTRATMDMLFAGNPAPGDTVTIAGQLFTFRAAGPLAANEVLIGGGLPATMANLANTITATNGLLVDAVSNGLDTITLAAKNPGLSGNNIQVAVNMGGGTNVTLTDGAAVVTGPLAIIPATILGGGTDKNANVTINSSRIGNASTQVVQLLSDLDKKMITVEGTKLVPTFSATLNGVTTIIASSLAGQLGTAKNDLKVAENVLETMTKLRNDNSGIDKQTEYLKTLDLQDLLNAITATIRITNDINKMIINSIAAAAA, from the coding sequence ATGAAAGTTAACTATGCATCTTTAACTGAAGCCAAAAAAGCTCTAGGAGATATTGCTGATAATATACAAAGAGCTAATGTGCCTCAATCTTCCGGCATCGATCCTCATTTTGTTGAAGATGTGCGTGGCAATGTATCAAGGATTGAATCTATATCAATACGTCGTGGCGATATCCAGATAGCAAAAGCGCTTCGTTCTAGTATAACTCAAGTTTCTGGGGTTGGAGTAATTGAACGAAGCTTGCAATCTCTACAACAAGCACTTGGTGATCCTAGTGATCAATCTAAGTCAAGTTTAGTGATGGCGGTAGTAAATTTTACTAGTAGCGCTAAATCATTAGCTGCTAATCAGGATCCTTCAATAAAACAATTTTTTGTTACAAACTCTATCAAATTAGCCGATACAATTTCTGATATTACAACAAAAATTGATGCATTGAGATATGATGCCGACCAAAATTTACAAGGAAGTATACAAGAAGCAAATCAAATTATCAGAGATTTAAAAGTGCTTAATGAGCAAATAAGTATCTCTGGTTCTATTAGGCTGTTTGACCAGCGAGATAGATTGCTAAATCAGTTGGCAACTCATTTTGATATTAGAGTCAGGTTTGGAAATAGAGGAGAAGCATTAGTTTCAAGCACTAATGGCGGTGCAACTATTTTAGATCAAACTGGTGGATATGCACAACTTAGCTATGCTGGTTTGTTATCACAAGAAGCAATGATTGGAGGGGCGTCCTTAAATCCGGTAAACCTTGATTGGTACAATCGTGATAATCAAAAAATAAGCAGTACCGAAGTAATAAATAGCAACAGTTTAATGGCCTCTCAAATTGCTGGTGGTGCAATCAGTGCTAACATTAAGTTACGTGACCAGATACTACCAGATTCAAAGGAAACTCTTACAGCACTTACTAAAACCATAGCTGATAGAGTGAATAAAATGCATAATAGTGGCTCACCATTTCCACCAAAAACTAAATTTACTAGCAATAAGCTAGTAAGTTTATCTCAAATTGGCTCTTGGGGAGGAGGTATTAAAGTTGCGGTTGTTGGTAGCCAAGGTGAGGAAGTTGAAGGTTCTTCTGGACCGATAAGAGATATAGAGATAAATTTAGAAAAACTGCCAAGTTTAAATGGCAATGGCAAACCTAAAGTCGCTGATATTGTCAAAGAACTTAATGAATCATTGAATTCAGGAATTAGCAGTAATCGGCTATCAATTGGGGAAGTGTTTGATCAACAACCAGTGGGAGTAGCGATTCCAAATCAGTATTTAGTAAATGACATTAAATTAGTTGGTAGATCGAATATTGATAATGCTGGTATTAATGCTGGAATACTGACCTTTGATTTTGAAATAGATGGTAGTCAGTATTCTGGTAGTAAAGTTGAGATTCTTGGAGTTGCGGTTTCAGGCGGTGGAGCTCTTGTAAGCCAATTACCAGAAGCATTTAATTTAGCAAAAGGTACACATATTCGTACTAACCAACCAATTACTGTTAGAGGTATTAATGCTGCACATGATATCGATGTTCAAATAAGAGTAATTGGAGACAACGGAGTTGTGCGAGAAGGTACAGCTAGATTTTCTGTTAATGCAGCAAATCCAAATATGATCAATCAAAGAGTAGTGGGAACACCTCAAGCTGGAAATATGCACCAAGCACCACCACCGGGCTTAATAACTCATCTACCTATTGCTACTGCCAGATTAGTAAAAGCAGACGGCAGCAGAATAAATGATGATGATGTATATACAGAAGGTTACTTACAAATCGAAACCACAAGTAAGGAGCTTGCTTTAATAATTGATAGTAGCGATAGTAAGGACTTAGGTTTTAACACTGAGTCAGCTACTGATAGAGGCTTTGGTCATTTTTTTGGTTTTAATGATTACTTTAATTGGAATGAAAAATCTGGTGAGTTGGAAGTCAATCCTGAAATTGCTACAGATGTTAATAAAATATCAATGGGAAAAGTAAGCTTAGGTGGAAGAGTAGATATTATTAAAGTAGGTGACACTCGCGCAACAATGGATATGCTCTTTGCAGGAAATCCTGCACCTGGTGATACTGTTACTATTGCGGGACAGCTTTTTACTTTTAGAGCTGCTGGTCCTCTTGCTGCAAATGAAGTGTTAATAGGCGGTGGCTTGCCCGCTACTATGGCCAACTTAGCAAATACAATTACTGCTACTAACGGTTTGCTAGTAGATGCCGTATCCAATGGACTAGATACCATTACTTTAGCAGCAAAGAATCCTGGTCTATCTGGTAATAATATACAAGTTGCTGTTAATATGGGAGGAGGAACAAATGTGACTCTTACTGATGGTGCTGCTGTAGTAACCGGACCACTTGCCATTATACCTGCAACAATTTTAGGAGGTGGTACCGACAAAAATGCTAATGTTACCATAAATAGCAGCAGAATTGGCAATGCTTCAACGCAAGTAGTACAACTATTAAGCGATTTAGACAAAAAGATGATAACTGTAGAAGGAACAAAGCTAGTTCCAACATTTTCTGCTACACTAAATGGAGTGACCACTATAATTGCCAGTAGTTTAGCTGGACAATTAGGAACAGCTAAAAATGATCTAAAAGTTGCAGAAAATGTATTAGAAACTATGACTAAGCTACGTAATGATAATAGTGGTATTGATAAACAAACTGAATATTTAAAAACGCTTGATTTACAAGATCTTCTTAACGCTATTACTGCAACAATCAGAATAACAAACGATATTAATAAAATGATAATAAATAGTATCGCGGCAGCTGCTGCGTAA
- a CDS encoding flagellar basal body P-ring protein FlgI, whose amino-acid sequence MILISFTAYGETRIKDIAAIEGVRENLLVGYGLVAGLNGSGDNLNNAIFTKQGLTDFLERLGINTQGDTNIKTKNIAAVTVTANLPPFSRQGSRIDIKVSTLGDAKSLKGGTLLATPLLGADGNVYAVAQGSVTIPEFTPAAAEVKTRNMSVETTGYIQSGAIVENEIDFQFSSLTHIKFSLYSPDFSTAISVAEAINNYIPGNTAVALDAATIQVTVPSYRKDDMIEFIAEVEKLNVKPDYKAKIVINEATGTVVIGDKVHIRPVAIAQGNLVVNIGQLDYDKLSPTMPEAKQDLVNKFVNDKRGRAVHELSEGATLSELVSGLNKLGVWPRDIISILHNMKSVGALDAVIEIR is encoded by the coding sequence ATGATATTAATAAGTTTTACTGCTTACGGTGAAACAAGAATTAAGGATATAGCAGCTATTGAAGGTGTGCGTGAAAACTTGCTGGTAGGTTACGGATTAGTTGCCGGACTAAATGGTAGTGGTGATAATTTAAATAATGCCATATTTACCAAACAAGGTTTAACAGATTTCTTGGAACGTTTAGGAATTAATACCCAAGGTGATACTAATATAAAAACTAAAAATATTGCTGCAGTAACTGTCACAGCAAACTTACCTCCTTTTTCTAGGCAAGGATCAAGAATTGATATAAAAGTCAGTACGTTAGGAGATGCAAAAAGTCTAAAAGGTGGAACTTTACTGGCTACACCATTACTTGGTGCTGATGGTAATGTTTATGCAGTTGCTCAAGGTTCAGTGACAATACCGGAATTTACTCCCGCTGCAGCAGAAGTAAAAACTAGAAATATGTCTGTAGAAACTACTGGATACATCCAAAGCGGGGCAATAGTAGAAAATGAAATTGATTTTCAATTTTCTTCTTTAACTCATATTAAATTTTCATTGTATTCGCCTGACTTTAGCACAGCAATTTCTGTTGCTGAAGCAATTAACAATTATATACCTGGTAATACCGCAGTAGCACTGGATGCAGCAACAATACAAGTAACCGTGCCTAGTTACCGCAAGGATGATATGATTGAATTTATTGCGGAAGTTGAAAAATTAAATGTTAAGCCCGATTATAAAGCTAAAATTGTGATTAATGAGGCTACAGGCACTGTAGTTATTGGCGATAAGGTTCATATAAGACCGGTAGCAATCGCACAAGGGAATTTAGTTGTAAATATAGGGCAATTGGATTACGATAAATTAAGTCCAACAATGCCTGAGGCTAAACAGGATTTGGTCAACAAATTTGTAAATGACAAACGTGGTAGAGCTGTTCATGAATTAAGTGAGGGAGCAACACTAAGTGAATTAGTGTCCGGTCTTAACAAACTTGGAGTTTGGCCACGTGACATTATTAGTATTCTACATAATATGAAATCTGTAGGTGCTTTGGATGCTGTCATTGAGATAAGATAA
- a CDS encoding 3-deoxy-manno-octulosonate cytidylyltransferase: protein MYTSNVAVIIPSRLGSERLKQKPLQLIGDKSMIAHVVNQVQATGLKNIYVATDSELVANEVIAAGGKYIMTNTDCTSGTDRVYEALQNLDHQQQLKYVINVQGDMPFIKASVILNVIAYLKKSQYGIVTPVAKVGIDVANSSSNVKVVVDNNYKALYFSRSMIPFGATEFLYHIGIYGFRKDTLEKFVKLPQSALEIQEKLEQLRALQHDIDIGICYVDDIPISVDTIDDLNKAIEHYNLLKSTS, encoded by the coding sequence ATGTATACTTCCAACGTTGCCGTTATTATTCCATCAAGACTAGGATCGGAGCGGCTGAAACAAAAACCACTACAGCTTATAGGCGATAAAAGCATGATTGCACATGTAGTAAATCAGGTACAAGCTACTGGTCTAAAAAACATTTACGTTGCTACCGATTCTGAGCTCGTTGCCAATGAAGTAATTGCAGCTGGCGGGAAATATATTATGACTAATACTGATTGCACATCAGGAACAGATCGAGTTTATGAAGCCCTACAAAATCTTGACCACCAGCAACAGCTTAAATATGTGATAAATGTACAAGGCGACATGCCTTTTATAAAAGCTTCTGTCATCTTAAATGTAATAGCATATTTAAAAAAATCACAATATGGTATCGTCACTCCGGTAGCTAAGGTAGGTATTGATGTTGCCAACAGCAGCAGTAATGTTAAGGTAGTGGTAGATAACAACTACAAAGCCTTATATTTTTCTCGTAGTATGATTCCCTTTGGTGCCACAGAATTTCTATATCATATTGGTATCTATGGTTTTCGTAAAGATACTCTCGAAAAATTTGTAAAATTGCCGCAATCAGCATTAGAAATACAAGAAAAATTAGAACAGTTAAGAGCTTTACAACATGACATAGATATAGGTATATGTTATGTTGATGATATACCTATTTCAGTAGATACGATAGATGATTTAAATAAAGCAATTGAACATTATAATTTGCTAAAATCAACAAGCTGA
- a CDS encoding tetratricopeptide repeat protein, translated as MSKFNTSDHEYLESINIINTQLSLGNYAQAIISYQELAQLIPVAITKDSNLNYNIANAYEAIRQYNKAQECYLKVIALNTHLELCAKSYLHAINICKFSGQYEKINEYRDSVLALIPEIDLSHLKEDDTYLTNLLHSQGEELFNTGDFGNALKFYQAIDNVYPNYQRTSQYQLVSFNIANTYSKLEQYSEAIEYYNKARTQIQSKNENMITKLDKEKYADICYNLALVYTNLQNYKEAEKYFKTATICDSNHVGAHLSYAKLLMHFGDYQSALGFLHKTHELDYKNHAAHANIIQSYCKLHKIDKVLECLADTMSILTTGMKNYSHYSDQHDGTYQQLVYNIRKQSKLQLNDLQSQCSMLVKIKEYFDVLQHKLNFNYHEIIESQTEIINLLFDNAQELFSANDFAEVLKYFQIIEKFNANYQRSPEYQPISFCIAYTLQQLEQYSEAISYYNKALAHNSEEILMLLDAKKYVDTCYNLAIAHSGLQNYSQAIECFQTVIQYDKTNVSAYKNCGYALCLLGQYEEAALFFEQAIKLTPNNIELYFDKAIALVKSGELEDLAQAAECYEQALALLPVDTYEAYETQGNILHLRIAQLEQQQGGDQQNLQLKHDLLAQKVEYLNKMLELKDDQEIMHIKAHDLLEIAQIEQMIPYSVDTSDMTVIGDVNQYQSS; from the coding sequence ATGAGTAAATTCAACACAAGCGACCATGAGTATCTAGAATCTATAAATATCATAAATACCCAACTAAGTTTGGGCAATTATGCACAAGCAATCATCAGCTATCAGGAGTTAGCCCAGCTAATACCAGTAGCTATCACCAAAGATAGCAACCTTAATTATAATATAGCTAATGCTTACGAAGCTATAAGACAATATAATAAGGCGCAAGAATGTTATCTCAAAGTAATTGCACTTAATACACATCTCGAACTTTGTGCTAAATCCTATCTTCATGCTATAAATATTTGCAAATTTTCTGGGCAATATGAAAAGATTAATGAGTATCGTGATTCCGTGCTTGCACTTATACCTGAGATTGATCTTTCTCATTTGAAAGAAGATGATACTTATCTTACAAATTTGCTACATAGCCAAGGTGAGGAGCTCTTTAATACAGGCGATTTTGGCAATGCACTTAAGTTCTATCAAGCTATAGATAATGTATATCCTAACTACCAGCGAACATCTCAATATCAACTTGTTTCTTTTAATATTGCAAATACTTACTCAAAATTAGAGCAATATTCAGAGGCAATAGAATATTATAATAAAGCACGTACACAAATACAGAGTAAGAATGAGAATATGATAACAAAGCTGGATAAAGAGAAATACGCTGATATTTGTTACAATTTAGCTCTAGTATATACTAATTTGCAAAATTACAAAGAAGCAGAAAAGTATTTTAAGACCGCAACAATTTGTGATTCTAATCATGTCGGCGCTCATTTAAGCTACGCTAAACTTCTTATGCATTTTGGTGATTATCAATCAGCGCTTGGTTTCCTACACAAAACACATGAGTTAGATTATAAAAATCATGCTGCTCATGCTAATATTATTCAAAGCTATTGTAAGTTGCACAAAATTGACAAAGTACTTGAATGTTTAGCGGACACGATGTCAATACTTACTACCGGTATGAAGAATTATAGTCATTATAGCGATCAGCATGATGGTACGTATCAACAACTAGTATATAATATTAGAAAACAAAGCAAGCTCCAACTAAATGACCTACAATCACAATGTAGTATGTTAGTAAAAATAAAGGAGTATTTCGATGTACTGCAGCATAAATTAAACTTTAACTATCACGAAATTATCGAATCTCAAACTGAGATTATTAACCTACTATTTGATAATGCTCAAGAACTCTTTAGCGCCAATGATTTTGCTGAAGTGCTTAAATATTTTCAAATTATAGAAAAGTTTAACGCCAACTATCAACGATCACCTGAGTATCAGCCTATTTCTTTTTGTATCGCATATACTTTGCAACAATTGGAGCAATATTCAGAGGCAATATCCTATTATAACAAAGCACTTGCACATAATAGCGAGGAAATACTAATGTTGTTAGATGCTAAAAAATATGTTGATACTTGCTACAATCTAGCTATAGCTCATAGTGGTTTACAGAATTATAGTCAAGCAATTGAGTGTTTTCAGACCGTAATTCAGTACGATAAAACTAATGTTAGTGCTTATAAAAATTGTGGCTACGCTCTTTGTCTGTTAGGCCAGTATGAAGAAGCAGCGCTATTTTTTGAACAAGCAATAAAATTAACACCTAACAATATTGAACTTTACTTTGATAAAGCTATAGCACTTGTCAAGTCAGGCGAACTAGAAGACTTAGCGCAAGCTGCTGAATGCTACGAGCAAGCACTAGCATTACTACCTGTTGATACTTATGAAGCTTATGAGACTCAAGGTAACATACTACACCTTAGAATTGCACAGCTTGAGCAACAACAAGGTGGGGATCAACAAAATCTACAACTAAAACATGATCTATTAGCACAAAAGGTTGAGTATTTAAATAAAATGCTTGAACTTAAAGATGACCAAGAAATCATGCACATCAAAGCTCATGATCTATTAGAGATAGCACAAATAGAGCAAATGATTCCATACAGTGTTGACACTTCTGATATGACCGTAATTGGAGATGTTAACCAATATCAATCATCATGA
- the mgtE gene encoding magnesium transporter, translated as MYAPEKISADNYEAFIETFEHIIDLINHDRLEQAIAILTTLHYSELADFLDNANDKLHKKILPLLSDKIKPETMLWLSDNAKHSVIEVLGIEKSCALLDQLAIEDAIEVIETIDDEVKQLIVANFNNDKQQQIIEGFTYPEDTVGRIVERNFISFQEYWTVGQAIDFIRQTHPQRDFHAAIVVDNRYRPVGNILLSTLLKYYRRTMIREIMNSEFKVANTLTPLTDIAFIFKKYALTIVPVVSKSGKLIGSVSVNNMIYIVDQQTEKEIMQLGGIHTRDTFLTIFHTARHRFPWLFINLITAFVTSLIIGQFSATLKQLITLAVIMPIVASMGGNAGTQAMTVTVRALANKDINHTNIIKVILKETMVCGLNGFLFACISASASLAIFTDLYLSIIFGSAIFINFIIAGLFGAMVPIALEKLDIDPATASGVFLTTITDASGFFTFLTLAYILLA; from the coding sequence ATGTATGCACCAGAAAAAATATCAGCCGATAATTATGAAGCATTCATCGAAACTTTCGAACATATTATTGATTTAATTAATCACGACAGGTTAGAGCAAGCAATAGCTATTTTGACTACACTACATTACTCAGAGCTTGCAGATTTTTTAGATAATGCTAATGATAAACTTCATAAAAAGATCTTGCCACTTTTAAGTGACAAGATCAAACCAGAAACCATGCTATGGCTTAGTGATAATGCAAAACATTCAGTAATCGAAGTACTTGGCATTGAAAAATCTTGCGCTCTACTTGATCAATTAGCGATAGAAGATGCCATTGAAGTCATAGAAACTATCGACGATGAAGTCAAACAACTGATTGTCGCCAATTTCAATAACGATAAACAACAACAAATCATCGAAGGATTTACTTATCCAGAAGATACTGTCGGTAGGATCGTAGAAAGAAATTTTATTTCTTTTCAAGAATATTGGACAGTGGGTCAAGCTATTGATTTTATTCGTCAAACTCATCCACAACGTGATTTTCACGCAGCAATCGTAGTAGACAACCGCTATCGTCCTGTAGGCAATATTTTACTTAGTACCTTGCTTAAATATTATAGACGTACCATGATTAGAGAAATTATGAATAGTGAATTCAAAGTAGCCAACACTTTGACCCCACTTACTGACATTGCTTTTATATTTAAGAAGTATGCCCTAACTATTGTACCAGTGGTAAGTAAGAGCGGTAAATTAATCGGTAGCGTATCTGTAAATAACATGATTTATATTGTTGACCAACAAACAGAAAAAGAAATTATGCAACTTGGTGGAATTCATACTAGAGACACCTTTCTTACCATCTTTCATACAGCTCGACACCGCTTTCCCTGGTTGTTTATCAATTTAATCACCGCTTTTGTGACATCACTGATTATTGGACAATTTAGCGCCACCTTAAAGCAATTAATTACTCTTGCAGTAATTATGCCAATAGTGGCTTCTATGGGAGGAAACGCCGGCACTCAAGCTATGACTGTCACCGTCCGTGCCTTAGCTAATAAAGATATTAATCATACTAATATAATCAAAGTGATTTTAAAAGAAACTATGGTATGTGGATTGAATGGATTTCTTTTTGCATGCATCAGCGCCAGCGCCAGTTTAGCCATTTTTACGGATTTATATCTTAGCATTATTTTTGGCAGCGCAATATTCATCAATTTTATTATCGCCGGATTATTTGGAGCGATGGTCCCAATCGCTTTAGAAAAACTTGATATTGATCCCGCTACAGCCTCTGGCGTATTTCTGACAACTATTACCGATGCATCAGGATTTTTTACTTTCTTGACACTAGCTTATATCTTACTTGCTTAA
- a CDS encoding BolA family protein — protein MQRSERIKQKLAALKPHHLEIIDQTSLHVGHAEHADDSETHFFIKISADILKEKTRLEQHNIINKLLDDEFNNGLHALSIKICT, from the coding sequence ATGCAACGTAGTGAACGGATAAAGCAAAAATTAGCTGCGCTAAAACCTCATCATCTCGAAATTATTGACCAAACATCTTTACACGTTGGACATGCCGAACATGCCGATGATTCTGAAACTCATTTTTTCATTAAAATATCGGCTGATATACTTAAAGAAAAAACTCGCTTAGAACAACACAACATCATTAATAAGTTATTAGATGATGAGTTTAATAACGGGCTACATGCATTATCGATCAAAATTTGCACTTAA
- a CDS encoding EAL domain-containing protein, whose translation MLNIESTEDIQIQINDMQSGYCVLIKLINYDELQAVCGFAIAKHIMNDLNKIIRQVCHEMITPAYSKIEHNKVLVILPNSDHELIKKFVYKAYTASQLYTNEQIEFAYMNCKIASIDFPGASNNADEIYALLAGLLVHDKDRSCYYKSYDSRLHNLEIIKTSNKKLNKLRKALESNTVVFAYQPIVDRKTGHTHYYECLLRMPDDHNNLVSVGGVIQDAESKGLINIIDQIVLRMAVNELVNASEISLSVNISNIGILDSYLLEIAESLLRKHSDVASRLIIEITETSINEDYENTKMFIDRLHKFGCRFALDDFGSGFTSFKQLQNLPIDIIKIDGSYIRNVVNDRHSQYFVETLVKISEELGIKTVAEFVENGEIAKFLIDIKVDGMQGNFFSPASSKRNL comes from the coding sequence ATGTTAAACATAGAGTCAACAGAAGATATCCAAATACAAATTAATGATATGCAATCTGGTTATTGTGTATTAATTAAATTGATTAATTACGATGAGTTACAAGCTGTTTGTGGTTTTGCTATTGCTAAACATATAATGAATGATCTTAATAAAATTATAAGACAAGTTTGTCACGAGATGATAACACCGGCTTATAGTAAAATTGAACATAATAAAGTATTAGTGATTTTACCTAACAGCGATCATGAGTTAATAAAGAAATTTGTCTATAAAGCTTATACTGCATCGCAGCTATATACCAATGAACAAATTGAGTTCGCTTATATGAATTGTAAAATTGCTAGCATTGATTTTCCTGGAGCTAGCAATAATGCTGATGAGATATACGCTCTTTTGGCCGGATTATTGGTTCATGATAAAGATCGTAGTTGTTATTATAAATCCTATGACAGTCGATTACATAATTTAGAAATTATTAAAACCTCTAATAAAAAACTAAATAAGCTAAGGAAAGCTCTAGAGAGTAATACTGTGGTCTTTGCATATCAACCAATAGTAGATCGTAAAACTGGCCATACGCATTACTATGAATGTCTACTGAGAATGCCTGATGATCATAATAATTTAGTATCTGTAGGTGGAGTGATTCAAGATGCAGAAAGTAAAGGATTGATTAATATAATCGATCAAATTGTGCTCAGAATGGCGGTAAATGAATTGGTAAATGCATCTGAGATTAGTTTGTCGGTTAATATATCAAATATTGGTATTTTAGATAGTTATTTACTTGAAATAGCGGAGAGTTTGTTAAGAAAACATAGTGATGTAGCATCACGATTAATTATTGAGATTACTGAAACATCAATAAATGAAGATTATGAAAACACCAAAATGTTTATTGATAGATTGCACAAGTTTGGTTGTAGGTTTGCTTTAGATGATTTTGGTTCTGGTTTCACTTCATTCAAGCAACTCCAGAATTTGCCAATCGATATTATTAAGATTGATGGTAGTTATATACGTAACGTTGTTAATGATCGACATAGTCAGTATTTTGTTGAGACTTTAGTTAAGATTTCTGAAGAGTTAGGTATAAAAACTGTTGCTGAATTTGTTGAAAATGGTGAAATTGCCAAATTTTTGATTGATATAAAAGTAGATGGTATGCAGGGTAATTTCTTTTCGCCGGCTTCTAGTAAAAGAAATTTATAA
- the fliI gene encoding flagellar protein export ATPase FliI, with protein sequence MNIISGFECLRQQVEDINSLKIYGKVISIKGILIECNGINDFVAIGSRCKIRDIQKTQEILCEVVGFSNDTVLLMSFNDTEGIGSGALVEVYRHDNVIAPDMSWLGRIVNAFGEPIDELGPLKVGGSAYQLKAQPPASQKRGRIGAKIDLGVKVIDTFASCCYGQRMGIFAGSGVGKSVLISMLTKYAATDVKVIGLVGERSREVKEFIEEYLGADGLKQAVIVVATGDESALLRKRAAYTTMAIAEYFRDHGKEVLCIIDSITRFAMAQREIGLAIGEPPTTKGYTPSVFSELPKLLERAGPGVNGVNITGLFTVLVEGDDQNEPVSDTVRGTVDGHIVMDRSIAERGRFPAVDVLKSVSRAMPQCNSDLENRQVNFAKRMLSIYHDMAEMIRLGAYKKGADPDVDLAINYYNKLETFLSQKPNEICAMSESYQQLGDILSIKE encoded by the coding sequence ATGAATATTATCTCGGGTTTTGAGTGTCTACGACAGCAAGTTGAAGATATTAACTCATTGAAAATTTACGGTAAAGTTATATCGATTAAAGGTATTCTGATTGAATGCAATGGAATTAATGATTTCGTAGCGATTGGTTCAAGGTGTAAAATACGAGACATCCAAAAAACACAAGAAATTCTCTGTGAAGTAGTGGGTTTTAGTAATGATACAGTGTTGTTAATGTCATTTAATGATACTGAGGGTATAGGCTCTGGCGCTTTAGTCGAAGTATATCGACATGATAACGTTATAGCTCCCGATATGTCATGGCTTGGACGGATAGTTAATGCTTTTGGCGAGCCTATAGATGAACTTGGTCCATTAAAAGTTGGTGGATCAGCTTATCAGTTGAAGGCTCAACCACCGGCTTCACAAAAACGTGGGCGGATTGGAGCTAAAATTGATCTTGGAGTTAAAGTAATAGATACGTTTGCCAGTTGCTGTTATGGTCAAAGAATGGGAATATTTGCTGGAAGCGGTGTTGGTAAATCTGTATTAATTTCTATGCTTACGAAATATGCAGCGACAGATGTCAAGGTGATTGGGTTGGTAGGAGAGCGTAGTAGAGAGGTAAAGGAATTTATAGAAGAATATTTAGGAGCAGATGGGTTAAAACAGGCAGTGATAGTTGTTGCTACCGGCGATGAGTCGGCGCTGCTGCGTAAACGAGCAGCTTATACGACGATGGCTATTGCTGAATATTTTCGTGATCATGGCAAAGAAGTATTATGTATTATTGATTCAATTACGAGATTTGCCATGGCTCAACGTGAGATAGGTTTAGCTATCGGAGAACCGCCAACTACTAAAGGATATACACCATCGGTATTTAGTGAGTTACCGAAATTATTGGAAAGAGCTGGTCCTGGGGTTAATGGTGTAAATATCACTGGTTTATTTACTGTTTTAGTTGAAGGTGATGATCAAAATGAGCCGGTTAGTGATACGGTACGTGGTACGGTTGATGGTCATATAGTAATGGATAGAAGTATAGCTGAACGAGGAAGGTTTCCAGCTGTAGATGTGCTAAAAAGTGTATCTAGAGCGATGCCTCAGTGTAATTCAGATTTAGAAAACAGACAGGTCAATTTTGCCAAACGAATGTTGTCAATTTATCATGATATGGCTGAAATGATTAGGTTGGGTGCTTATAAAAAAGGTGCTGATCCTGATGTGGATTTAGCTATTAATTACTATAATAAGCTTGAGACTTTTCTTAGTCAAAAACCGAATGAAATCTGTGCTATGAGTGAAAGTTATCAGCAGTTAGGGGATATCTTAAGCATCAAAGAATAG